A DNA window from Porites lutea chromosome 6, jaPorLute2.1, whole genome shotgun sequence contains the following coding sequences:
- the LOC140941466 gene encoding collagen triple helix repeat-containing protein 1-like, with protein sequence MKEGNLFVWCLLFLSMSSTAFAKNSNTCLQGSPGLPGRNGVNGYNGSPGRDGRDGVKGEKGVAGAPGSRGAKGEMGASGTDTDHRNWKQCAWKNNDNRDIGLIKDCQFAKTKDDTAIRVVYQGNFYLGGCGGCCKRWFITFNGAECSGPLPIDAVLWIRNKDEDNHRPGFIEGYCNNIHKGKIRVGINIGNCAGYGNSNGYTGWNSVSRLIIEEVPRSQ encoded by the exons ATGAAAGAAGGAAATCTGTTTGTTTGGTGTTTACTTTTTCTGTCGATGTCGTCCACCGCTTTCGCTAAG AACTCAAACACGTGCTTGCAGGGATCCCCTGGCCTCCCCGGACGTAACGGAGTAAATGGATACAACGGGTCACCAGGCCGCGACGGCCGAGATGGTGTTAAAGGTGAAAAGGGTGTGGCAGGCGCCCCTGGATCACGTGGTGCGAAGGGAGAAATGGGAGCAAGTGGAACAGATACTGATCACCGGAACTGGAAACAGTGCGCGTGGAAGAACAACGACAACCGTGACATTGGACTGATCAAG GATTGTCAGTTCGCTAAAACCAAGGATGATACTGCCATCCGTGTTGTTTACCAGGGAAACTTCTATTTGGGAGGGTGTGGCGGCTGCTGCAAGAGATGGTTCATCACTTTCAATGGAGCCGAGTGCAGTGGTCCCCTGCCTATTGACGCAGTGCTGTGGATCCGAAATAAAGACGAAGACAACCACAGACCCGGGTTCATTGAGGGCTACTGTAACAACATACACAAGGGCAAAATCCGAGTTGGAATCAACATTGGAAATTGTGCAGGATATGGAAACTCCAATGGTTACACAGGCTGGAATTCAGTTTCCCGTTTGATCATTGAAGAAGTTCCTCGGTCCCAGTAA